The Aureispira anguillae genome contains a region encoding:
- a CDS encoding SMI1/KNR4 family protein: MKKLKKNKDWLKKIDGDLINRSIPKLSNAAEKINELLDQDLAALIRECNALKKAGDRKAFLAPYTELFTAVEKRGKPGKAYHPWDIVNGIIYPATQVIAGWLKHGHKYRAGELLPPATDEQLQELQNLFPKQSLPVCFVQSYKIYGGIATPNVKLWGTMSLAPIDTIIEQTKNRSAFLQAQAALPFGHDGAGNIWMTKLSSESKQPIRAFVYDVNHEEPNYVRSVDKRFCDIINKNHQLTR, from the coding sequence ATGAAGAAACTAAAAAAAAACAAAGATTGGCTTAAAAAAATTGATGGAGATCTAATCAATCGATCCATTCCTAAACTATCTAATGCTGCTGAAAAAATAAATGAATTACTAGATCAAGATCTGGCTGCTTTGATAAGGGAATGTAATGCTTTAAAAAAAGCAGGTGATCGCAAGGCGTTTTTAGCGCCCTACACAGAGCTATTTACAGCAGTAGAAAAACGAGGAAAACCAGGAAAGGCTTATCACCCTTGGGACATCGTTAACGGAATTATCTATCCTGCAACGCAAGTAATAGCTGGTTGGTTAAAACATGGGCACAAATATCGAGCAGGAGAACTGCTGCCCCCTGCCACAGATGAACAATTACAAGAACTACAAAATCTGTTTCCAAAACAATCACTACCTGTTTGCTTCGTGCAATCGTATAAAATTTATGGTGGTATTGCTACACCCAATGTAAAACTTTGGGGAACAATGAGCTTGGCTCCAATTGATACAATAATAGAACAAACAAAAAATAGAAGTGCATTTCTTCAAGCCCAAGCAGCCTTGCCTTTTGGGCATGATGGGGCAGGAAATATATGGATGACCAAGTTGTCGTCAGAGTCCAAACAGCCCATCAGAGCTTTTGTTTATGATGTTAATCACGAAGAACCAAATTATGTGAGAAGCGTGGACAAAAGATTTTGTGATATAATCAATAAGAACCACCAACTAACAAGGTAG
- the nadA gene encoding quinolinate synthase NadA encodes MQGLTQAKENLDQKGFLDLEVDPMLDLVAAIEQLKREKNAIILAHYYQESEIQDIADYIGDSLGLAQKAATTDADIIVFAGVHFMAETAKMLNPSKKVLLPDLKAGCSLADSCPAPVFKKFKEKYPDHVVVSYINCTAALKTMTDICCTSTNAQHIIDSIPEDQPIIFAPDKNLGAYLQKTTGREMVLWNGSCMVHEIFSKEKIVKLQVQHPKAKLIAHPECEAHLLEISDHVGSTSSLLKYTKESEFDEFIVATEPGIIHQMEKASPNKTFYPAPPTNTCACNECPHMKLNTMEKLYLCMKHELPEVTLEQDIIDQGRGCIDRMLEISAKAGL; translated from the coding sequence ATGCAAGGTTTAACACAAGCAAAAGAAAACCTAGATCAAAAGGGATTTCTTGACTTAGAAGTGGACCCTATGCTTGATTTGGTTGCTGCTATTGAGCAGCTAAAAAGAGAAAAAAATGCCATTATTTTAGCGCATTACTACCAAGAAAGCGAAATCCAGGACATTGCCGACTATATCGGAGATAGCCTAGGACTGGCACAAAAAGCCGCCACAACCGATGCTGATATCATTGTGTTTGCAGGAGTACATTTTATGGCAGAAACGGCAAAAATGCTCAATCCATCTAAGAAGGTATTGTTACCAGATTTAAAGGCAGGTTGCTCTTTGGCAGACTCTTGTCCTGCTCCTGTTTTTAAGAAATTTAAAGAAAAGTATCCAGATCATGTTGTGGTTAGTTATATCAACTGTACGGCTGCACTAAAAACAATGACTGATATTTGTTGTACCTCTACCAATGCTCAACACATCATTGACAGTATTCCAGAAGATCAGCCTATTATTTTTGCTCCTGACAAAAATTTAGGTGCCTATCTTCAAAAAACAACTGGACGTGAGATGGTGTTGTGGAATGGCTCTTGTATGGTACACGAAATCTTTAGCAAAGAAAAAATTGTTAAGCTACAGGTTCAACATCCCAAAGCAAAACTAATTGCTCATCCAGAATGTGAAGCGCATTTATTGGAAATATCAGATCATGTTGGCTCTACAAGTTCTTTGTTAAAATATACCAAGGAAAGTGAATTTGATGAGTTTATCGTAGCCACCGAGCCTGGCATTATTCATCAAATGGAAAAAGCGTCTCCCAACAAAACGTTCTACCCCGCTCCTCCAACCAACACTTGTGCTTGTAATGAATGCCCACATATGAAACTCAATACTATGGAGAAGTTATATTTGTGTATGAAGCATGAGTTACCTGAAGTTACCTTAGAACAAGACATTATCGACCAAGGTCGTGGCTGTATTGATAGAATGTTAGAAATTTCGGCAAAGGCTGGTTTATAA
- a CDS encoding nucleoside 2-deoxyribosyltransferase domain-containing protein, protein MATIIKPPQSLAYQPNKRSVFLAGSIEMGKAKDWQAYVGNNLLNFDIIIWNPRRTSWDSSWEQSINNPVFKEQVDWELDALDRAELILFHFESDTQSPITLMELGLFAQSKKCLVHCPEGFWRKGNVDIVCDRYNIQQVNSLDHGIAKLKDHFNSCIVKRHNN, encoded by the coding sequence ATGGCAACAATAATTAAACCTCCTCAAAGTTTGGCATATCAACCAAACAAAAGAAGTGTTTTTCTAGCGGGGAGTATTGAAATGGGCAAAGCAAAAGATTGGCAGGCTTATGTAGGTAACAATCTCCTTAATTTTGACATAATCATATGGAATCCCAGACGAACATCATGGGATAGTTCTTGGGAGCAGTCTATCAACAATCCTGTTTTTAAAGAACAAGTAGATTGGGAGTTGGATGCACTTGATCGAGCGGAATTGATTTTATTTCATTTTGAGTCAGATACGCAATCCCCTATTACTCTTATGGAGTTAGGTTTATTTGCTCAATCTAAAAAATGTCTGGTTCATTGTCCAGAAGGTTTTTGGAGAAAGGGCAATGTTGATATTGTTTGTGATCGTTACAATATTCAGCAGGTCAACTCTCTTGATCATGGAATAGCTAAATTAAAAGACCATTTCAATAGTTGTATTGTTAAGCGCCACAACAATTAA
- a CDS encoding zinc-dependent peptidase, with protein MHLSKKKTQFNQFLALFFSGLIGLCYFLVISNINNLSSNLFYILLAVGAVACFNFYSIFTKKFRDRKQLQQMPFPEKWRAILDKYVLFYKALNEEEKRRFETEIQIFLHETRVTGIQTEIDDVTLVLAAASAEIPVFSFPEWEYDNLGEILIYPGPFTKDFRIEGEGRTVTGMVGTGLMQGIMILSKPALIAGFANPTDKKNVGIHEFVHLLDAADGSYDGIPKQFMQHQYIAPWLEIIRKETERIKKGHSEMNPYGATNSVEFFAVASEYFFEHPKSLQKNKPELYELLCHVFQQDTKNRLKVAFKAMLNYTGNKVGRNAPCPCGSGKKYKQCCLKNARTY; from the coding sequence ATGCACTTATCCAAAAAGAAAACTCAATTTAATCAATTCCTAGCCCTCTTTTTTTCGGGATTAATTGGGCTTTGTTACTTTCTAGTGATTAGCAATATTAATAACTTATCTTCTAATCTTTTTTATATTCTTTTGGCCGTTGGAGCAGTAGCTTGTTTCAACTTTTATAGCATTTTCACCAAAAAATTTCGAGATAGAAAGCAATTACAACAAATGCCTTTCCCCGAAAAATGGCGAGCAATTTTAGATAAATATGTTCTATTTTATAAGGCTCTTAACGAGGAAGAAAAACGCCGTTTTGAAACAGAAATACAAATTTTTCTGCACGAAACTAGGGTAACAGGAATTCAAACCGAAATTGATGATGTGACACTAGTTTTAGCTGCTGCTAGTGCTGAGATTCCCGTTTTTAGCTTTCCAGAATGGGAATATGATAATCTGGGTGAAATATTAATCTACCCAGGTCCATTTACCAAAGATTTTAGAATTGAAGGAGAAGGCAGAACCGTAACAGGAATGGTTGGAACAGGCTTGATGCAGGGGATTATGATTTTATCTAAGCCTGCTTTAATTGCAGGCTTTGCCAATCCTACGGACAAAAAAAATGTTGGCATTCATGAGTTTGTTCACTTATTAGATGCCGCAGATGGCAGTTATGATGGTATTCCCAAACAATTTATGCAGCATCAATATATTGCTCCTTGGTTGGAAATCATTCGCAAAGAAACAGAACGCATCAAAAAAGGGCATTCCGAAATGAATCCTTACGGAGCTACCAATTCTGTTGAGTTCTTTGCAGTTGCTTCTGAGTACTTCTTTGAACACCCCAAATCGCTTCAAAAAAACAAACCAGAACTCTACGAATTGCTCTGTCATGTGTTTCAGCAAGATACTAAAAACAGACTAAAAGTAGCCTTTAAGGCGATGTTGAATTATACAGGAAACAAGGTTGGGCGTAATGCCCCTTGCCCTTGTGGTAGTGGGAAGAAATATAAACAATGTTGCTTGAAAAATGCACGGACGTATTAA
- a CDS encoding tetratricopeptide repeat protein — protein sequence MNKQSTIARIAWAVCILVGVVLSLKALREPDLWWMYRTGEWMLENGEVTKSDPFSYTFAGVEWINVKWFFEVLITLGKNCFGVEFIFVFQAMVTLLILTFFYQSANLIKQHTADLSDYQKKPFAGLILTGFLLLFTIDYRLIGRPEMTSHAMVAAYLFLFWRYYYQPSKLILLLIPLQMLWTNMHEAFGTGMVLMVAYLGASWVQYFYAQKKGQSPQLPQLLSIAVLGALAVVVINPRGYQMWLHPFEIFSQLDNNQYTTELASIWKAAYWEKQAYLNLLFLGGSLLFVALVPFIYRKVIPPASLPSKPSNHQNKKGKKTSKVATATPIAAPLDWLNTNIQKFGLGNGLLFFMLFYLSTTAYRNIPFFVLAAAPIMAVAVDAFFHRIKAAKWIYPLLLAGGLFFYGSIITGKYHQWTSSRDTYGLQVLSSHNPTGATQFIEKHHIKGTCFSDYLTSAYLLWKLQPNFKTYIDLRDLDIFPTSFFADFAKTTALPSEFDAKDDSLNFDYVVLFRPKFSKLHKHLLASDNYDLVFVDPVACIYLKNTPQHQSLIAQYGFTANGNKDIFSELVPIKSATIPYLISKLFNPLYSPTDYTETDENAIAGSYYLSLKQTNLAFNRAKASIQSGVEPWKGHELLGNIYNNSAFNVATTDSLRQSYIQQASYQYSQAINAKPDYISAIVGKATLSMQQQNFRTAIHLFNQALVIDPNYAQAIQYLGMCYKILANQNGQDPINTQQWLNYSLRLDRLNPNNPYILLDIGIAYCSLGNCSKAVEYLKNIMEVPGLPPEEFKTAARCMKKCS from the coding sequence ATGAACAAACAATCAACAATAGCTCGGATAGCTTGGGCCGTTTGCATTTTGGTTGGGGTTGTACTCAGCCTAAAAGCATTAAGAGAACCTGATCTTTGGTGGATGTATCGTACAGGAGAATGGATGTTAGAAAATGGAGAAGTGACCAAATCCGATCCTTTTTCTTATACCTTTGCAGGAGTAGAGTGGATCAATGTTAAGTGGTTTTTTGAAGTATTGATTACCTTAGGTAAAAATTGCTTTGGGGTAGAATTTATTTTTGTCTTTCAAGCCATGGTTACCTTGCTTATCCTCACGTTTTTTTATCAATCGGCCAACCTAATTAAACAGCATACGGCGGATCTTAGCGACTATCAAAAAAAACCCTTTGCAGGGCTTATTTTGACTGGTTTTTTACTACTCTTCACCATTGATTATCGATTGATTGGGCGACCAGAAATGACCAGCCATGCAATGGTAGCAGCTTATTTGTTTCTTTTCTGGCGCTACTATTACCAACCTTCTAAACTGATTCTATTGCTCATTCCTCTACAAATGCTTTGGACAAATATGCATGAGGCATTTGGTACAGGAATGGTTTTAATGGTAGCTTATTTGGGAGCTAGTTGGGTACAGTATTTTTATGCTCAAAAAAAAGGACAAAGCCCCCAATTGCCTCAATTGTTGTCAATTGCTGTGCTAGGAGCCTTAGCTGTTGTTGTCATTAATCCTAGAGGCTACCAAATGTGGCTACATCCCTTTGAAATTTTTAGCCAATTAGACAACAATCAATACACGACCGAATTGGCTTCTATTTGGAAGGCTGCGTATTGGGAAAAACAAGCTTATTTAAATTTACTGTTCTTAGGGGGAAGCCTTCTTTTTGTGGCTTTAGTTCCTTTTATTTATAGAAAAGTAATTCCTCCTGCTTCTCTCCCTTCAAAACCAAGTAATCATCAGAACAAAAAGGGAAAAAAAACGTCAAAGGTTGCTACCGCAACTCCTATAGCAGCTCCATTAGATTGGCTAAATACCAACATTCAAAAATTTGGATTGGGTAATGGTTTACTATTTTTTATGCTTTTCTATTTGAGTACAACAGCCTATCGTAATATTCCTTTTTTTGTGCTTGCCGCCGCTCCTATTATGGCAGTCGCTGTGGATGCTTTTTTCCATAGAATAAAAGCTGCTAAATGGATTTATCCATTACTCTTAGCAGGAGGACTATTCTTCTATGGTTCTATTATAACGGGTAAATATCACCAATGGACTTCCTCTAGGGATACCTATGGCTTGCAAGTGTTAAGCAGCCATAATCCTACAGGAGCAACACAATTTATTGAAAAGCATCATATTAAAGGAACCTGTTTTTCGGATTATTTGACCTCCGCTTATTTATTATGGAAATTGCAACCCAATTTTAAAACCTATATAGATTTGCGAGATTTAGATATTTTTCCGACTAGTTTTTTTGCTGATTTTGCTAAGACGACCGCTCTTCCTAGCGAATTTGACGCAAAAGACGATTCTCTAAATTTTGATTATGTGGTTCTTTTCCGCCCTAAGTTTTCTAAATTGCACAAGCATTTGTTAGCTTCTGATAATTATGATTTAGTTTTTGTAGATCCTGTTGCCTGTATTTATTTAAAAAATACCCCCCAACATCAATCACTAATTGCTCAATATGGTTTTACCGCCAATGGAAACAAAGATATTTTCTCTGAATTGGTTCCCATCAAAAGCGCTACGATTCCTTATTTAATCAGCAAACTATTTAATCCACTCTATAGCCCAACAGATTATACAGAAACCGATGAAAATGCCATAGCAGGCTCTTATTATTTAAGTCTAAAACAGACTAACCTTGCTTTTAATCGTGCCAAAGCTTCTATTCAATCGGGAGTAGAACCCTGGAAAGGACATGAGTTATTGGGTAACATTTATAATAATTCTGCGTTTAATGTAGCAACCACTGATTCTTTGCGTCAAAGTTATATACAACAAGCCTCTTACCAATATAGCCAAGCAATTAATGCCAAACCAGATTATATTAGTGCTATTGTAGGAAAAGCAACCTTGTCTATGCAGCAACAAAATTTCAGAACAGCCATACATCTATTCAACCAAGCACTAGTCATTGATCCCAATTATGCACAAGCCATCCAATATTTGGGTATGTGCTATAAAATTTTAGCCAATCAAAATGGGCAAGATCCAATTAATACACAACAATGGTTAAATTATAGCCTTCGCTTAGATCGCTTGAATCCCAATAATCCTTATATATTATTAGACATTGGAATTGCTTACTGTTCTTTAGGAAACTGCTCTAAAGCGGTAGAATATCTAAAAAATATAATGGAAGTTCCTGGCTTACCTCCAGAAGAATTTAAAACAGCAGCACGTTGTATGAAAAAGTGTAGTTAA
- a CDS encoding LytR/AlgR family response regulator transcription factor, translated as MRALIIDDEKRARESIARAIQLYTPQVTVVGEAAGVQTAVAAIKKQQPDLLFLDIRLKDGNGFDILGQIPTDGLAIIFVTAYSEYAIKALKISAIDYILKPIDADELVLAVDKAAHRLKEQKLEARVALFLEQIESKEPIKRITLKTVDSIHIIVISDIVYCQGDRSYTTFYLSNHKEIMVSKNLREYEGMLPMGRFIRTHQSYLVNLDHIVKYDKSNNVILTTNNYNIPVSTRKKEALLEALKNLK; from the coding sequence ATGAGAGCATTAATAATAGATGATGAAAAACGAGCTAGAGAGTCAATTGCTAGAGCGATCCAATTGTATACGCCTCAAGTAACTGTTGTTGGTGAAGCTGCTGGTGTCCAAACTGCTGTTGCGGCAATTAAGAAACAACAGCCAGATCTATTATTCTTAGATATTCGCCTCAAGGATGGCAATGGTTTTGATATATTAGGGCAAATACCAACAGATGGATTAGCTATTATTTTTGTAACGGCATATAGCGAATACGCAATCAAAGCATTAAAGATTTCAGCAATAGATTATATCCTAAAACCAATTGATGCAGATGAGCTTGTTCTTGCTGTAGATAAGGCTGCCCATAGGCTCAAAGAACAAAAGTTAGAGGCACGAGTTGCTTTGTTTTTGGAACAAATAGAAAGCAAAGAACCAATCAAAAGGATTACGCTCAAAACAGTAGATAGCATACATATTATTGTAATTTCGGATATTGTTTATTGCCAAGGAGATAGAAGTTACACCACCTTTTATTTGTCTAACCATAAAGAAATTATGGTTTCCAAAAATTTAAGAGAGTATGAGGGCATGTTACCTATGGGGCGGTTTATTCGTACTCATCAATCGTACCTAGTTAATCTGGATCATATTGTTAAGTACGATAAAAGCAATAACGTAATCCTGACAACCAATAACTATAATATTCCTGTTTCTACTCGTAAAAAAGAAGCGTTATTAGAGGCTTTAAAAAATTTGAAATAG
- a CDS encoding 1-acyl-sn-glycerol-3-phosphate acyltransferase — translation MILYNLFKFSLWIMYICFFRRVYYLNANYIPKDEPLIFISNHSNGFMDPILIAAMQKRPVYFWARASEFPDNLKGKLMYRLHGLPIYRVEEGTENMHKNEATFKKTRELLYTGWDSAFIAPEGNCVLQKKLLPFKKGCARLAFKMMEEKNWGIDVKILPAGVNYTYHDKFRSEVYTKLGKPLSVLSYKEIYEKDKEEAIAQLTADMRVALRNQMVYIEEGNEALTEKLLVLLRNNFTRGIFPMYSANPELCEAEQQMANYVNELGEEEKIKLEEQVDTYYQNLEAKGANDYAVANQNKRSVFWLMVGLPFWIIGTLVGRIPHILARNLRNKFVPFAEFSTSFAFTAAFFIWIIWGILSVVIGAFFIGWWTLLLPFGMIFFQTYAYHYQDYYKEWSYLTRYKKVKKKDELEQERAGIKCLGKDYMKYANKVLQ, via the coding sequence ATGATCCTCTATAACTTATTTAAGTTTTCTTTGTGGATAATGTACATTTGTTTTTTTAGACGAGTATATTATCTTAATGCCAACTATATTCCTAAGGATGAACCCTTGATTTTTATTTCCAATCATTCCAATGGTTTTATGGATCCCATTTTGATTGCTGCCATGCAAAAACGTCCTGTTTATTTTTGGGCGAGAGCCTCTGAATTTCCTGATAATTTAAAAGGAAAATTAATGTATCGCTTGCACGGTTTACCGATCTATCGAGTTGAAGAGGGGACGGAGAATATGCATAAAAATGAAGCGACTTTCAAAAAGACAAGGGAGCTGCTATATACGGGCTGGGATAGTGCCTTTATTGCTCCAGAAGGAAATTGTGTCTTGCAAAAAAAATTACTGCCTTTTAAGAAGGGTTGTGCTCGCTTGGCATTTAAAATGATGGAAGAAAAAAATTGGGGGATTGATGTTAAAATTTTACCAGCAGGAGTCAATTATACCTATCATGATAAGTTTAGAAGTGAAGTTTATACGAAATTGGGAAAACCTTTATCTGTTTTAAGCTACAAAGAAATTTATGAAAAAGATAAGGAGGAAGCTATTGCCCAACTTACCGCTGATATGAGAGTTGCATTGCGCAACCAAATGGTTTATATAGAGGAAGGAAATGAAGCGTTAACAGAAAAACTATTGGTGTTGCTACGCAATAATTTTACACGGGGTATTTTCCCGATGTATTCAGCCAATCCTGAACTTTGTGAGGCAGAACAACAGATGGCAAACTATGTTAATGAATTGGGAGAAGAGGAAAAAATAAAACTAGAAGAACAAGTAGATACCTATTATCAAAATCTAGAGGCTAAAGGAGCAAATGATTATGCTGTTGCTAATCAAAATAAGCGTTCTGTGTTTTGGCTGATGGTTGGCTTACCTTTTTGGATCATAGGAACATTGGTTGGACGTATACCACATATCCTTGCCCGAAATTTGCGAAATAAATTCGTTCCTTTTGCTGAATTTTCAACGAGTTTTGCGTTTACAGCAGCCTTTTTTATTTGGATTATCTGGGGGATACTATCGGTTGTTATTGGCGCATTTTTTATAGGCTGGTGGACTTTATTACTACCTTTTGGAATGATTTTTTTCCAGACGTATGCTTATCATTACCAAGATTATTATAAAGAATGGAGCTATTTAACTCGTTATAAAAAAGTAAAGAAAAAAGACGAATTAGAACAAGAACGTGCAGGAATCAAATGTCTTGGGAAAGATTATATGAAGTACGCTAATAAAGTACTTCAATAG
- the kdsA gene encoding 3-deoxy-8-phosphooctulonate synthase, with protein sequence MDLYSKLQQKPFLIAGPCVIESEELVLEVAKTLKNLQKSFTDFVIIFKASFDKANRTSVDAFRGPGLEKGLAILQKVKDSYGLPLLTDIHEPQQAALVANTVDILQIPAFLCRQTDLLLAAAQTNKIVNIKKAQFLSGKDMKHVIDKVSSTSNHQIMLTERGTMFGYNNLVVDYTGILDMMEYGYPVIMDATHAVQKPGGAGGKSGGNRSYAPLLAQAAAAIGIKGYFVETHPEPDKALSDGPNMITLQNLEKLLINLQKIHQLQLF encoded by the coding sequence ATGGATTTGTATTCCAAACTTCAACAAAAACCATTTCTAATTGCTGGTCCTTGTGTTATTGAATCCGAAGAATTGGTGCTAGAAGTTGCAAAAACATTAAAAAACTTACAGAAAAGCTTTACGGATTTCGTTATCATATTTAAAGCTTCTTTTGATAAAGCCAATAGAACCTCTGTTGATGCTTTCAGAGGTCCTGGTTTAGAGAAGGGGCTGGCTATTTTGCAAAAAGTTAAGGACAGTTATGGCTTGCCTCTATTAACGGACATTCATGAGCCCCAACAAGCTGCTTTGGTAGCTAATACCGTTGATATTTTGCAAATTCCTGCTTTTTTGTGTAGGCAAACGGATCTGTTATTGGCTGCCGCACAAACCAATAAGATCGTCAATATCAAGAAAGCACAATTTTTATCTGGTAAAGATATGAAACATGTTATCGATAAAGTAAGCTCTACCAGCAATCATCAGATTATGCTAACTGAAAGAGGTACGATGTTTGGCTATAATAATTTAGTGGTAGATTATACTGGGATTTTGGATATGATGGAGTATGGCTATCCTGTTATTATGGATGCAACTCATGCTGTTCAAAAACCAGGAGGAGCTGGCGGAAAAAGTGGCGGTAATCGCAGTTATGCTCCTCTGTTGGCACAGGCTGCCGCTGCTATTGGCATTAAAGGGTATTTTGTAGAAACACACCCTGAACCTGACAAAGCTTTGTCTGATGGTCCTAATATGATAACATTACAAAATTTGGAAAAATTATTAATTAACCTACAAAAGATACATCAACTTCAACTTTTTTAG